In Planctomycetota bacterium, a single window of DNA contains:
- a CDS encoding PEP-CTERM sorting domain-containing protein (PEP-CTERM proteins occur, often in large numbers, in the proteomes of bacteria that also encode an exosortase, a predicted intramembrane cysteine proteinase. The presence of a PEP-CTERM domain at a protein's C-terminus predicts cleavage within the sorting domain, followed by covalent anchoring to some some component of the (usually Gram-negative) cell surface. Many PEP-CTERM proteins exhibit an unusual sequence composition that includes large numbers of potential glycosylation sites. Expression of one such protein has been shown restore the ability of a bacterium to form floc, a type of biofilm.) yields the protein MDLLIDPDADAGFDVNFFGYLTDTATPREQTTSKTPDLGEAINFGIIDDGNDDDGGYSIFINNTELAFWQVEPASDDTNSPSLFFTAVFTVEQDAGGLFDATLELTDNSGVLPVSVYSDSLLDISDPGLAGVGDLYAGFGGRARNGSGIEALDNFGLSVTAIPEPTALAAVGVLGAMSLRRRR from the coding sequence ATGGATCTGCTGATCGACCCGGACGCGGACGCGGGATTCGATGTCAACTTCTTCGGCTACCTGACCGACACCGCAACGCCGCGAGAGCAAACGACTAGCAAGACGCCAGATCTCGGCGAAGCGATCAACTTCGGCATCATCGACGACGGAAACGACGACGATGGCGGATACAGCATCTTCATCAACAACACGGAACTTGCGTTTTGGCAGGTCGAACCAGCGTCCGACGATACCAACAGCCCGAGCCTCTTCTTCACCGCTGTCTTCACCGTCGAACAGGACGCGGGCGGTCTGTTCGATGCGACACTCGAGCTGACCGACAATTCGGGCGTCCTGCCTGTGAGCGTCTACAGCGACAGCCTCTTGGACATCAGCGACCCAGGCCTTGCTGGTGTGGGCGATCTCTATGCGGGGTTTGGAGGTAGAGCGCGGAACGGGTCGGGAATCGAGGCACTCGACAACTTCGGCCTCAGCGTGACCGCAATCCCAGAGCCCACGGCACTTGCAGCCGTCGGCGTCTTAGGTGCTATGTCGCTCAGGCGTCGTCGGTGA
- a CDS encoding type II secretion system protein — MNQYRGNRGFTLVELLVVVAIITVLVSVLLPTLARAVDAARTVTCASQMRQIGTASVGYSTDNDGFVVFAAWEYEGKEWGFDDMLSPYAGKDLSKAEIDSGNRFDTADQWANLADIWQCPDDPFDDSPTRFTYRMPSHNNNTTTGKRGSRPGIGISNTRWPDDGWRTLEQWRYAQLPDAAGTLLLAEKIAKSGEDGLGRLRGKTIRRVRDMLRIDDPWTRELHDGRMNWAFVDGSVRRLEPIETVGDGDPERLNPAGRMDSDGMWTVLAND, encoded by the coding sequence ATGAACCAGTATCGCGGAAACAGAGGGTTCACGCTTGTCGAGTTACTCGTCGTCGTTGCCATCATCACCGTGCTGGTTTCAGTTCTGCTGCCGACGTTGGCTCGGGCAGTCGATGCGGCTCGCACCGTGACTTGCGCGTCACAGATGCGTCAGATCGGGACCGCTTCGGTGGGCTACAGCACCGACAACGACGGGTTTGTCGTCTTTGCAGCGTGGGAGTACGAAGGCAAAGAGTGGGGTTTTGATGACATGCTTTCGCCCTACGCCGGCAAAGACCTATCGAAAGCGGAGATCGATTCCGGAAATCGGTTCGATACCGCCGACCAGTGGGCGAACTTGGCGGACATCTGGCAGTGTCCAGACGATCCTTTTGACGACAGTCCGACCCGGTTCACGTACCGCATGCCGAGCCATAACAACAACACAACTACCGGTAAGCGTGGAAGTCGTCCGGGCATCGGAATCAGCAACACGCGTTGGCCGGACGACGGTTGGCGCACGCTTGAACAGTGGCGGTATGCGCAGCTTCCAGATGCAGCAGGAACGCTTCTACTTGCTGAGAAGATCGCAAAGTCGGGAGAAGACGGGCTGGGCCGGCTCCGTGGCAAGACGATTCGGCGAGTGCGAGACATGCTCCGCATCGACGACCCGTGGACTCGCGAGCTTCACGATGGCCGAATGAACTGGGCCTTCGTGGATGGGAGTGTGCGCCGGCTTGAGCCAATCGAAACCGTCGGTGACGGAGACCCGGAGCGTCTCAACCCGGCTGGTCGCATGGACTCCGATGGCATGTGGACCGTCTTGGCCAACGACTAA